From Tachypleus tridentatus isolate NWPU-2018 chromosome 8, ASM421037v1, whole genome shotgun sequence, a single genomic window includes:
- the LOC143224084 gene encoding uncharacterized protein LOC143224084 → MRRHWEVEKSKLQKLHAEEIEAMKENFNREFKHKKQIMEKAHIEETNKLKMISENVLENIINNLKFSCEEKSEHAEYEKQSLNDINSFELLKFQEECKSIISGEKQKVIQKCDEQLKQEIEKFHEQLLEKYKCLKESVKDKCTEIENRINTISKSVKEQLQIKYQNSLYNSEEHLLTKWIVEKFRLEEVHQDEINHLKKCF, encoded by the coding sequence ATGAGGAGACACTGGGAAGTAGAAAAATCTAAACTTCAGAAACTTCATGCTGAAGAAATTGAAgcaatgaaagaaaactttaacagAGAGTTTAAACACAAGAAGCAAATAATGGAAAAAGCacatattgaagaaacaaataaactgaaaatgatCAGTGAAAAcgttcttgaaaatataataaataatcttaagtTCTCTTGTGAAGAAAAGTCAGAGCATGCTGAATATGAAAAGCAGTCATTGAATGATATAAATAGTTTcgaattattaaaatttcaagaGGAATGTAAGAGCATCATAAGTGGTGAAAAGCAAAAGGTCATACAAAAATGTGATGAGCAGTTGAAACAAGAAATAGAAAAGTTTCATGAACaacttttagaaaaatataaatgtttgaagGAGTCAGTCAAAGATAAATGTACAGAAatagaaaatagaataaataccatTAGTAAATCAGTTAAAGAACAGTTACAgataaaataccaaaatagtctTTATAATTCGGAAGAACACTTATTGACTAAATGGATTGTAGAAAAATTCAGGTTAGAAGAAGTGCATCAGGATGAAATTAACcatcttaagaaatgtttttag